In the Gemmatimonadota bacterium genome, one interval contains:
- the tsf gene encoding translation elongation factor Ts has translation MSMPITAKDIAELRSRTGAGMMDCKKALEEAQGDMDKAIAILRTKGIAKAEKRAGRAASEGRIVAVTAADGTSVALVEVNSETDFVSRNDEFGALAQQLAVQVHQDESLDEAVHVAGEGKLLAQPFHADTSKTVEEAVKAASAKTGENVVLRRYARFKTEGALGTYVHFNHKVASLVEITGASGAEVEALAREIAEHVTAGVPRVPVAASREDVPAAFVASERAIFEAQAKESGKPEAIVQKMVDGRVAKLYGEIVLVEQPWVRDDSKTIQQRVDEVAKSVGAKLTVRRFVRFQMGEE, from the coding sequence ATGAGCATGCCGATCACGGCGAAGGACATCGCCGAACTCCGCAGCCGCACCGGCGCGGGCATGATGGACTGCAAGAAGGCGCTCGAAGAGGCCCAGGGTGACATGGACAAGGCGATCGCCATCCTCCGCACCAAGGGGATCGCCAAGGCCGAGAAGCGCGCCGGGCGCGCCGCCTCCGAAGGGCGCATCGTCGCCGTCACCGCCGCCGATGGCACGAGTGTCGCCCTCGTCGAGGTCAACTCCGAGACCGACTTCGTCTCCCGCAACGACGAGTTTGGGGCGCTGGCCCAGCAGCTCGCCGTGCAGGTGCACCAGGACGAGTCGCTCGACGAGGCCGTGCACGTGGCTGGCGAAGGGAAGCTGCTCGCGCAGCCGTTCCACGCCGACACGAGCAAGACGGTCGAGGAAGCGGTCAAGGCGGCCTCCGCCAAGACCGGCGAGAACGTCGTGCTCCGCCGCTACGCGCGCTTCAAGACGGAAGGAGCGTTAGGCACGTACGTGCACTTCAACCACAAGGTGGCCTCGCTCGTCGAGATCACCGGCGCCAGCGGCGCGGAGGTTGAGGCACTCGCGCGCGAGATCGCCGAACACGTGACCGCGGGTGTCCCGCGCGTTCCCGTCGCCGCCAGCCGCGAGGACGTCCCCGCGGCCTTCGTCGCCAGCGAGCGCGCCATCTTCGAGGCGCAGGCCAAGGAGAGCGGCAAGCCCGAGGCGATCGTGCAGAAGATGGTGGACGGCCGTGTGGCCAAGCTCTACGGGGAGATCGTCCTCGTCGAGCAGCCGTGGGTTCGCGACGACTCCAAGACGATCCAGCAGCGGGTCGACGAAGTCGCCAAGAGCGTCGGGGCCAAGCTCACGGTCCGTCGCTTCGTCCGCTTCCAGATGGGTGAGGAGTAA
- a CDS encoding UMP kinase: MTETRSPYRRILLKLSGEALAGDKGSGFDFVRVNQFADEIKGVVETGVGVGLVIGGGNMVRGTQLAALGMDRVAADYMGMLGTVINALALQDVLEKKGLDTRVMTAIRMEELAEPYIRRRALRHLENGRIVIFAAGTGNPYFSTDTAAALRAIQIKAEVIIKATSVDGVYSADPKKDPSAKRYEQISYRDVMLEELGVMDQTAVTLCKENKLPLIVLNIHEQGAVARAVRGERVGTIVK; encoded by the coding sequence GTGACTGAGACCCGTTCTCCCTATCGCCGTATCCTGCTCAAGCTCTCCGGCGAGGCCCTCGCCGGAGACAAGGGATCCGGCTTCGACTTCGTCCGCGTCAACCAGTTCGCCGACGAGATCAAGGGAGTGGTCGAGACCGGTGTGGGGGTGGGTCTCGTCATTGGTGGCGGCAACATGGTGCGCGGCACGCAGCTCGCCGCGCTCGGCATGGATCGGGTGGCCGCCGACTACATGGGGATGCTCGGCACCGTCATCAACGCGCTGGCGCTGCAGGACGTCCTGGAGAAGAAGGGGCTCGACACGCGCGTGATGACGGCCATCCGCATGGAAGAACTCGCGGAGCCGTATATCCGTCGTCGCGCGCTGCGGCACCTCGAGAACGGGCGCATCGTCATCTTTGCCGCCGGCACGGGCAATCCCTACTTTAGCACCGATACCGCAGCAGCACTGCGGGCAATCCAGATCAAGGCCGAAGTCATCATCAAGGCGACGAGCGTCGATGGTGTGTATTCGGCCGATCCCAAGAAGGATCCCAGCGCCAAGCGCTACGAGCAGATCTCTTACCGCGACGTGATGCTCGAGGAACTGGGAGTGATGGACCAGACGGCCGTGACGCTCTGCAAGGAGAACAAGCTGCCGCTCATTGTCCTCAACATTCACGAGCAAGGCGCCGTCGCGCGCGCGGTGCGCGGCGAGCGCGTGGGGACCATCGTCAAATGA
- the frr gene encoding ribosome recycling factor, which produces MSTIQNILKDSRAHMEKALEAAKHEFTTVRSGKANPTMLDTVRVEMYGSHMTMNQVANVSSPEPRLLVVTPFDKGQIKAVEKAIRESDLGLDPAIQGAIIRIPLPAMNEQRRKDLVKVVHKLAEEVRVGIRHWRTDARDRFKKLDGVSEDDVKHAEKDLQKLHDDFIAKVDGLVKAKEAEIMEV; this is translated from the coding sequence ATGAGCACGATCCAGAACATCCTGAAGGACTCGCGCGCGCACATGGAAAAGGCGCTCGAAGCGGCCAAGCACGAATTCACCACGGTGCGTTCGGGCAAGGCCAATCCGACCATGCTCGACACGGTGCGCGTGGAGATGTACGGCTCGCACATGACGATGAACCAGGTCGCCAACGTGTCGAGCCCGGAGCCGCGACTCCTCGTCGTGACCCCGTTCGACAAGGGGCAGATCAAGGCGGTCGAGAAGGCGATTCGCGAGTCGGATCTCGGCCTCGATCCGGCCATCCAGGGGGCGATCATCCGCATCCCGCTCCCCGCGATGAACGAGCAGCGTCGCAAGGACCTGGTCAAGGTCGTGCACAAGCTCGCCGAGGAAGTGCGCGTCGGCATTCGTCACTGGCGCACCGATGCGCGCGATCGCTTCAAGAAGCTCGATGGCGTGTCGGAGGACGACGTGAAGCATGCGGAGAAGGACCTGCAGAAGCTGCACGACGACTTCATCGCCAAGGTCGACGGCCTGGTGAAGGCGAAGGAAGCCGAGATCATGGAAGTGTGA
- a CDS encoding phosphatidate cytidylyltransferase — MAIGMVWLGELPFAAFLGVAGGIGAWELYRMARQGGVDALDALGIPLAAALPLLAHADRLQVLRSPAAIGGVVFVALLGASIWARGVGGRPLESVAVTVFGALYTGGMLAFGYSLRHHRFVIGAAAGTALVLFPVILTWASDIGAYFVGRALGKAKLIPSVSPGKTRAGAIGALVVTMAVAYAYNAFVLRPWSQLALAPWTAIIFGLVISVAAQVGDLAESLLKREAGVKDSSHLLPGHGGILDRLDSLFFALPVAYLILGRLLIAAPL; from the coding sequence GTGGCCATCGGGATGGTCTGGCTGGGGGAACTCCCCTTTGCGGCCTTTCTCGGAGTGGCCGGGGGGATCGGGGCGTGGGAGCTGTACCGCATGGCGCGACAGGGCGGCGTCGACGCGCTCGACGCGTTAGGCATCCCGCTCGCGGCCGCGTTGCCGCTCCTCGCACACGCCGATCGTCTCCAGGTGCTTCGCAGCCCGGCGGCGATCGGCGGCGTCGTCTTCGTGGCGCTGCTCGGCGCCTCCATCTGGGCGCGCGGCGTGGGCGGGCGGCCCCTCGAGTCGGTCGCCGTGACCGTGTTCGGGGCCTTGTACACCGGCGGGATGCTCGCCTTCGGGTATTCGCTGCGGCACCATCGCTTCGTGATCGGGGCGGCCGCCGGCACGGCGCTCGTGCTCTTCCCCGTGATCCTGACCTGGGCCTCCGACATCGGGGCCTACTTCGTCGGTCGCGCGTTAGGCAAGGCCAAGCTCATCCCCTCCGTCAGCCCCGGGAAGACGCGCGCAGGGGCGATCGGTGCGCTCGTGGTCACGATGGCGGTGGCCTACGCGTACAATGCCTTTGTGCTGCGCCCCTGGTCGCAACTTGCGCTCGCCCCGTGGACCGCGATCATCTTCGGCCTGGTCATCAGCGTCGCGGCGCAGGTGGGAGACCTCGCCGAGTCGCTCCTCAAGCGTGAGGCTGGGGTAAAGGACTCCTCGCACCTCCTGCCGGGGCATGGCGGGATCCTCGACCGACTCGATTCGCTCTTTTTCGCCCTCCCGGTGGCCTACCTGATCCTCGGTCGTCTCCTCATCGCCGCGCCGTTGTGA
- a CDS encoding 1-deoxy-D-xylulose-5-phosphate reductoisomerase, with translation MSRSVQRIAVLGSTGSIGRSALRVIARHPDRFRVVALTAHSSAHDLAAQVEATAPEYIGLVQDGAGVPPGWRVGREALVEAASHARVDTVINAIVGAAGLDATLAALEAGKRVALANKESLVVAGALVGAAAARGGGSIVPVDSEHSAILQCLATRPAHEVSRLVITASGGPFRTWPSDRLREATLADALKHPTWSMGKKITVDSATLANKALEVIEAHFLFGIPFDRIEVVVHPQSIVHSMVEFVDGSVVAQLGVPSMELPILYALTHPERIVDDGVPRLDPVTASPLTFEPVRHEDFPALRLGVGAGRDGGAAPAIFNAANEQAVALFLAGVIRFQDISSAIESALRVLRGAPGGDKEALLAADAAARQHVKDRFAC, from the coding sequence GTGAGCCGCTCCGTTCAGCGAATCGCCGTCCTCGGATCCACCGGCTCCATCGGTCGGTCGGCACTGCGCGTGATCGCGCGGCACCCCGATCGTTTCCGCGTCGTCGCGCTCACCGCCCACTCGAGCGCGCACGATCTGGCCGCGCAGGTCGAGGCGACCGCACCGGAGTACATCGGCCTGGTGCAGGATGGGGCAGGAGTGCCACCGGGATGGAGAGTAGGGCGGGAGGCGCTCGTCGAGGCGGCGTCGCACGCCCGCGTTGACACCGTGATCAATGCCATCGTCGGTGCCGCGGGCCTCGACGCGACGCTTGCAGCGCTCGAAGCCGGGAAGCGCGTTGCGCTGGCCAACAAGGAATCGCTCGTCGTGGCCGGGGCCCTCGTGGGCGCGGCGGCGGCGCGTGGCGGCGGGAGCATCGTCCCGGTCGACAGCGAACATTCGGCGATCCTGCAGTGTCTCGCCACGCGACCGGCGCACGAGGTCAGTCGTCTGGTGATCACCGCGTCGGGCGGCCCCTTTCGCACCTGGCCGTCCGATCGATTGCGCGAGGCGACGCTGGCCGATGCCCTCAAGCACCCGACGTGGAGCATGGGGAAGAAGATCACCGTCGACAGCGCGACCCTGGCCAACAAGGCCTTGGAAGTGATCGAGGCGCACTTCCTCTTCGGCATCCCGTTCGACAGGATCGAGGTGGTGGTACACCCCCAGAGCATCGTGCACTCGATGGTCGAATTCGTCGATGGGAGCGTCGTGGCGCAACTTGGCGTACCTTCCATGGAGTTGCCGATCCTCTACGCCTTGACGCATCCGGAGCGAATCGTCGACGATGGGGTACCTCGGCTCGATCCCGTGACGGCCTCGCCGCTCACGTTTGAGCCGGTCCGGCACGAGGACTTCCCCGCGCTCCGGCTCGGCGTCGGGGCCGGTCGGGATGGTGGGGCGGCGCCGGCGATCTTCAACGCGGCCAATGAGCAGGCGGTCGCGCTGTTCCTCGCTGGCGTCATCAGGTTCCAGGACATTTCCTCGGCCATCGAGTCGGCGCTCCGGGTCTTGCGCGGTGCGCCTGGCGGGGACAAGGAAGCGCTGCTCGCCGCCGACGCGGCCGCACGCCAACACGTGAAGGATCGCTTCGCATGCTGA
- a CDS encoding site-2 protease family protein: MLKFVAPLLVFGIVVFVHELGHFLAAKLTGVYAPVFAFGWGPRLFGIKWGETDYRWSWFPIGGFVAMATKDSEGGSAIEGSTDLSAPGSEPSEEAPGHQRGLNPIPFDPNALRPFGPHPVPSDRWIESKGLPAKVFILSAGVLMNVVLALVVSTGTIMSFGRPYAPAVIDSVLPGRPAMAAGFQAGDSIATLAGVPIRRWSDVLEKVTASAGEPLTVEVVRATGERATLQVTPVLSDDVDPATGAPTKVGRIGAAARASGLREKLAFGEAVGAGWDATWGMGGAVVKVVRGLFVGDVSVKQLGGPIAIARTSFQAAKNGWEDLLGLLAFLSINVAVLNMLPVPLLDGGQILVRVIESVKGSEFSMRTQEMIARVGVLAIALLFALVMFNDIKGLVQTFFR, translated from the coding sequence ATGCTGAAGTTCGTTGCGCCACTCCTGGTGTTCGGGATCGTCGTCTTCGTCCACGAACTCGGGCACTTCCTCGCGGCCAAGCTGACGGGGGTCTACGCCCCTGTCTTCGCCTTTGGCTGGGGGCCTCGCCTCTTCGGGATCAAGTGGGGAGAGACCGACTACCGCTGGTCGTGGTTTCCCATCGGCGGCTTCGTCGCCATGGCCACGAAGGACAGCGAGGGGGGCTCTGCGATCGAGGGGAGTACGGACCTGAGCGCCCCGGGGAGTGAGCCGTCGGAAGAGGCTCCGGGGCACCAGCGCGGGCTCAATCCCATCCCATTCGATCCCAACGCCCTGCGCCCGTTCGGCCCGCATCCGGTGCCCAGCGATCGCTGGATCGAGTCGAAGGGGCTTCCGGCCAAGGTCTTCATCCTCTCGGCGGGCGTCCTGATGAACGTCGTGCTCGCCCTGGTGGTCTCGACGGGAACGATCATGAGCTTCGGGCGACCGTACGCGCCGGCGGTCATCGACTCGGTGCTTCCCGGGCGTCCGGCCATGGCTGCCGGCTTCCAAGCCGGAGACAGTATCGCCACCCTCGCCGGCGTGCCGATTCGCCGCTGGAGCGATGTGCTGGAAAAGGTGACCGCCTCCGCAGGCGAGCCGTTGACCGTGGAGGTTGTGCGCGCCACCGGCGAGCGCGCGACGCTTCAGGTGACGCCAGTTCTCTCGGACGACGTGGATCCCGCGACCGGGGCGCCGACCAAGGTCGGGCGCATCGGCGCCGCGGCTCGCGCTTCCGGTCTGCGCGAGAAGCTCGCATTCGGTGAGGCGGTGGGCGCCGGTTGGGACGCTACCTGGGGGATGGGAGGGGCCGTCGTGAAGGTCGTGCGCGGGCTCTTCGTCGGCGACGTGTCCGTCAAGCAGCTCGGCGGGCCGATCGCCATCGCGCGGACCTCGTTTCAGGCGGCCAAGAACGGATGGGAGGACCTGCTTGGCCTGCTCGCCTTTCTCAGCATCAACGTAGCCGTCCTCAACATGCTTCCGGTCCCGCTGCTGGATGGCGGGCAGATTCTCGTACGAGTCATCGAGAGCGTGAAGGGGAGCGAGTTCAGCATGCGCACCCAGGAGATGATCGCGCGTGTCGGCGTGCTGGCCATCGCGCTTCTGTTTGCGCTCGTGATGTTCAACGACATCAAGGGACTGGTCCAGACGTTCTTCCGATGA